The genomic stretch TTGGAAGAGAATGGAAATATTTCTTCTCTCAGAATTTGGCAGGAACAGCAGCAAGGCAATCTGTTAGAGATGATAGCTTAggcacttttcttttctttctttttcttttttaatgatataGCCAATATCCAGAATGATTCTGGAGGGTAAAATCATCTACATTTCTGATTATTCATGATCCTAGAAAAGCTAACATTTTACTGTACCTAGAAGATGAAAAAGGAGTTAGATTAAACTTAAATATCACACTTTTCAGTTATCCTATTCATGCTGAAGAAAGGTAATAAAACATTCTACCAAGTAACTTCATCCACAAGCATAGCATAGCCCTTTTTAACTGTTTACAGGAAGGTGGcactttggttttcctttttgaaCTCTTTCTTCTTGCCCTCCAAATGTCAGCTGCTCCATTGAGAATAGCAGGCATGATATTATGCAAAGCCCCAAACTTTTAAGTGAGttgcatttctaaaattcatgaagtcctcctttctcttttgtgttcaCAGCACAATTACACTTCTCTTCAGTACTTCTCTTGTATATAGTTAGCTGTTTCTGCCCCTGCCTTCCAGGTTTTGCTGAACTCAATCTTTTTTCTCCCACTTGAccgtttctccattttcttcattgtttgcaCAGTCAGTCttcatttttgtggttttaattttgaataaaagtagataaagatgtttatttctttttttaacatctttattggaatataattgctttacagtagtgtgttagtttctgctgtataacaaaatgactcaactatacatatacatatatccccatatctccaagatgtttatttcttaaaaaaaaaaaaaaaagtcatattgaAGCCAGGAAGTAGACTTCTGTCAGGAGCCGGAGCAGCACGTGTGagtccctctttctcttcccctctgcaGCTCTTCCCACCACTAGCAGCCCCCAtctcctgtctcctctctctttcccttctccaccCCTGTTGTCCTTTCTCTAACCTGATTGCCTCAACTCCCTATAAGGCTTCTCTTCCTCAGATGGCCCTAACCCACGGTGTCTCAATCCAAATTCCAATAACAAGATTCTTCTTAGCCAGTGGGTTGACTTCCTCCTGGGCCCAAGAAGGCAGGGCTCCAAAAAGGGAAACACGGGCTAGGTAGATCACAACCAAAACTCTCTACCACAAGCTCAGGACACATTAAAAACAATGTAATATAATGGTTGGGCTCCAAGGTCAGTTTACAATTCCTGTTTGATCCAtatcattgtaaaatatttatttgcaatgAGAAAAAGAGGAGTGTGAAATTTAAAGACTGAAATTACCTAGTGGTGGTTCCCCTCCCCGCTCcatgttttttaaatggttgcatGGTATTCCAagtaaaagtgttttatttatcttaaataaTGGCTTTGCTGTAAGGTGTAGATTTTAGCACCTGAAAGGACcatcaacaataataatatctagAGCTTATTCAGTGATTACTATTACCAGACTCTGTGTTTTTTATATACTGTCTCATTCAGACCTTGCAATAGTCCTGTGAAAATAGATGCtattattttccctgttttaaaGTTGAggggactgaggcacagagagattaaatcatTAACAGAAATCGTAAGGCTGGTTAGagtcagagccaggattcaagcccaggaaACCTGGTTCCAGAGTCTGTACTCTGAACTTCTCCGCTACCCTGCCTTTATCAGAGGCCTGCAAGTATGATGTTCCAGGGTAAACAATCCAGAATGTAATCTGAGTAATAGTTCTCTCGTATTGGAAGTGTTCAGACAGTCTGGAGCAGGGCTGTTGTAGAGGAAATGAGGAAGTATATTAGTGCTTGCTAGTCCATGGACCCTCTGCCTCAGAATCACCCGGGGAGCTGATTAAAAACCATGAATTCCAAGGTCCAAACCCAGAGGTTCTTATTCACAAggtcagtaggtctggggtggaacccagtaatctatatttttaacaagttctctaGGTGATTGTGATATTCAGCCTGGTTTGGAAACTCTGGACTTGGTAATCTTTTATTCCCACCATTATCTCCTAGGACAAGATGGTAAATGAAGACTTTGAGGGTTAGTGGTTGGTTCAAGGACTGCATTTAGGCATTATGCCTTTAGGATCTTTCGAGATTACAACATTGGCTCTTTTTGTCTCAGAGAATATAACAAGTGCTAGTAAATGCATGTGGGCCTGAATAATTATGATCCCTGTCGTATAACATTCTTCAATTTACAAAGATCCATAACATACTTGATTATATTCAAACTATTCTCTATCAGtgagtatttattgaacatgtgCTAGTTACGAaacatagcattaaaaaaatacagtccCTGTGCTTAAAGGGCTCATAGGTGAGATGGTGTAGACTGCCTGGCAGTACAGAGCAGCATATACCAGAGCCAGGTGAGTAGTGTAATGGTGAGGGCTACAGGGGTCAGGGAATAGCCATCCTGCATCCAGGTATACTCTGGATCCACGTGGGAGGAAGAGCCAGGCCTTGAGAGGAGGCTCAGGGAAGCTGCATGAAGAAGGGATTCCATACAGCAGTAACACTGCCAGGACACTGTTGCCCCACAGCCCTGTCACGTGGAGGCTGTTCATTCCCATGAAGCTCCTGCATCTCAGAGCAGGGAGAGTGAGTCCATTCCTTCTATTTCCAGTGTCTTCTACCTTAGCTGCCTTGATCCTAGGGGGACATCAGCACCCCCATACGTGATCTGCCCCACTTTTTGAGCCTCTCAGTTCTTTGACTGCTTCACCTTGGACAGTTATCTCTTTCACGCACTTCAACCTGCCACTCCAGTTTCCAAAGTCTACCTCCAGTTTTGCTGTTGGTCGAAACTGCTCCCCTCCAGAATCAGGAATCAGACCCGTTACTCTCTGGCCACAACTTGTAGCTCTTTTTACTGAACACCTAACCAGTGACCCCTCTGCTTTTCCCCTGCCCCCTGTCCCTTTACCTAGATGGCTCTCTTGCATTCTCGATTCCCATTTATCCTCAGGTCCTATTGCACACCTTACTTTCTCAGGGAGGCTTTCTGCAACATGGTTAGCTCTCCATGTTGGGTGCTCCTGTAGCATCCTGTACTTTCCCTTGGGTAGCATTTAGTGTATTTTGTATGTACTTAGTGTCTATGTCCTCTACCCGActgagctccatgaaggcagagacagTGTCTGTGGTAGAGTAGgttggcacaaagtaggtgctcagtagacACTGTTGAATAGATGAAAATGTATACCTCTGGTCTAAAATAGTAGGTTCTAAACTCTGTAGTAGGAAGCGGTGGGGAGGAAAGGAATGGCAGAATAAGAAATGAGGTGGTATTAGAATAAAGTGGAGTTCTgggaggtttgttttgttttgtttttttcagtttgaaagCAGTCACTGTTTATTAACTGACCAGATTACAAAAATAATCATGGTAGATACCTTAGTTCATCCTTCAAATAAGCCTGTTGATCTGGTCTTCCCTGTTGCCAGCATCTCCACCTTCTACAAAATGGGTGGTCTTTTTCTTCATTCCACCTCGTGGAGAAGACAATTTGAAGGGCCACAGGAAgttgtttgcttctttgaaaCGTTTTCCAACAGTATAGATCTCATGAATCAGACCCTCCATGCAGATAATACCATATTCGCCAAGAGATCGAGCAATCAACACGTTATCCGTCAGGGCAATTCGCTTCTTGTTGATTTTGCCATAAACACGCTTGTAGATCAGTTCATTTACTGACTTCAGGTCTGGGTACCCCCATGCAATGTACGGTTCCACAATTCTCAGCATGTTAATTGAAGCCTTGTCGTGCTTTCAATGGCAAAGGTGCCATTGAAAATCTGACGGAGGCGAAGAAGCTGCAACACCTTTCGAACCTTTGGGCTCACACCATTGATACCTCTGATCCTGATGACAAATGCCAATTTGGGTTCTGCGGGTATGTGGAAGTTGCCAGCTTTTCTTGCCATCCCAGCCATTTGAATTTCAGTTCTGTACATCTGCCGGTATTCCCTGTGATAGTGCTTAGCTTTTTCATAGATAAGCTTCCTCCTTGCCTTTCGAAGCATCTTTTGGGCAAATTTCTTCCTCAGGCACTTGATCTTAAGCTCTGCGaaattctttcactttttcttaagGGTTTCTGGCACAGCAGgaaccttctttttcttctcttctgcacTCTCCATGGTTCCAGCCGGGAAAGagctgttttgctttgtttttgttttctccacagAGAGCAGACCTCCAGCTCAGAGCCTTCAACAGATGGCAGTATCTCTAGAAGTTAATAATATGACTTTGTTGGCATTGTGCTTATGTGTATAGTTACTTTTATCTACAGATGTGATACAGACTTTCCTTTTAACATAAatgtatgaaagaaaaatgagttttttaaagaaaagcataaataatAATTTGGTTCATggatatagcaaaaaaaaaaatcataacagtAGAAGAGATGAATGAAATTTGGGAAATGCCAACTTGGATGAAGCCACAGATACTCCTTATGGAAGTCCTGGGGAAAACTTGGAGCACTTTTTCAGCACACTCATTTCCTGTCACTGTTGAGAGCCACGAGtctagaataaaggacaaaaatcacatcTGCCAATTGTAGTGAAAAAGTTGGGAGCTTACATATATCAagccctagcacagtgcctggcttacttcagtcatttaataaatgttatttccatTGTTTCCACCCTCCACTCCCTCCTAACAGAGACCAGGATTCTCCTGCTAACGTATAGTATACTCTTAAAGGGCAAGTCACAGTGAAGAGGTTAGATCAGATCACTTCTATAATCCCCTCCAATGCCTAAGTGCTTTGTTTCCTTTAGTGTCATTTTAGTGGGGttttggaaagaaatggaaacaagcaCATGTGTTCATCTATTATGTATAGCAAACTCTGACGTTCTTTGTTTTACTCTAAATAGTCCATCcttaaatttgaaagagaaaattattgtCATCATCCAACCATCCTTTCAAGGTctaatgaagattaaatgatatttaCAACTTAATGTAATTTAGACTTTGGGTAGTTTAACGGCAACAATGATCAATTGCTTTTTATGTTGTATGATCAAGCAGCTTTCACGTGAGTATACAGGGGAGTAAATGTCATTTCCAAAACTAATTATTTTGGGCCCTTATAAGAAATAAAGCTAGGTGTTTCATcccatattttatagaaatagaatttgaaatatttctttaagagTCACtgattttaggggcttccctggtggcacagtggttaagaatccacctgccaacgcaggggacacgggttcgagccctcgtccgggaagatcccacatgctgcagagcaactaagcccgtgcaccacaactactgagcctgcgctctggagcccacgagacacaactactgagcccacgtgacacagctactgaagcccgtgcaccgcaacgaagagtagcccccgctcgctgcaactagagaaagcccgcgtgcagcaacgaagacccaacgcagccaaaaataaataaataaaataaatttgtaaaaaaagagtctgattttaaaagaggaaTCAAATTACCAGGAAGTTCATCATAATCACATAGATTCTTAGACTGGGatatcattttgcttttatttatgatattttactcttcttttaaaTGGGTCTGACAATCTTCCCTGTAGTTTACATCTGTATTTCTACCAACCAGACATTTAAGGTGTCAGTTCCTCCCTTAGCTAATTTTATAGACTTTGAGCTAGAAATCTGGTGTTTTACCAACTTAAATATACTGAATTTTGTTTCTTGATATTGAAgaaattattaaaggaaaattctTTTGTCTAACATTCTTGACCAAGAGGGAGGTTCTATAGCCTCAGAAGTCAGTAACTATTTATGTACATGCAGTAGTGCAGTTTTCTTtctaatgttaaaacaaaaaaactacttcAAGGAGCCCTGTATTATTTATATCTTATATGTCTGTGTACTTGAATTACTCAAATTTTGAGCTCCATAGTTATGATTATAATGTACCAGTTGATTTAAATTATTGGTATAACAGCAGATGGTAATGGGGTAGGTTGGAATAAAAGATCATTAAGCTAAATATTTTAACCTTCATTGGCTCCCTGTTGCATGGAGTTTGTCAGAGTGAAATAGAATCACAGCAGTTCATAACTAGAAGAGCCCTTAGAGATTGTCTCATCCAGTCCCTCATTTGACACATGAGAGAACAAGCCCAGCTATTTGCCAAGGACCTACAGCTAGTTAGTAGCAAAGCTAGTACCAGAATCTAGGTCTTTTCGTTTCCCAATTCAGTGCTCTTTCTACCGATTCTGTTGGGATTTTTAGATGATGTTCTCTCTATTTCACTCCCTAATGTTGATGCCAGTTATTCTAATCAGTAtcacatctatttatttttaggaCATAGAGTTTCACCCCATTATGAGTCTTTCTTGGTTAAACTTTATATCTGGCTTTCTTTTAGGTTGGTCTCCACTCATCTCTTTTAATCTTGAAGACTTCAAAATATACCTGGATCTaccattttttttgaaaactccAATACCAAGCAATCAATGACCCACCGTGCTCTTGTTATAATATAGAAGCTTTTCAATTCTTCAACTCTAAtcaagattttctcccattttcccaTGAAGCCACATTGTTGTCTATTCACTTTAGTGGTGAGTGTTACTGTGCCAGCTGCTTTTGCTTTGGAAGATGTAGGCTTCAACCAAATGACCCCACTGGGAGCAAATCATAGTTCTTCCAATGCATCATTTCTCCCAAGTTTTGAACTCTCAGCAGATTCCCACTCAGGTGATGATGTCATCATAGCCAGAGAGGGAACTAGTGTTTCAATCGAGTGTCTTCTCACAGTCGACCACTATGAAGGTGTCTATTGGTACAACTCAAAAGGACAGCAGCTGGATAACAGAGACAGAGGTAACTATGCCAGAGTATAATTAATCAAGGTTACTCATTTCCTATTActtctttcttcttggttttaaGGCATATTCAACAAGAAATCTCTAAGATAAGGTACTACAGTAAATAGTTCAAACTTTGGAAGGCCTGGAGTATTATACCtatcagaaaaagcaaaataatggtAATTACTtaaccagaagaaaataaatagagaatagttataaatttaaaagatgttcACATAATGATGGTGAGCTATTTTCTCTCCTCTTGGTGAGCTGGTTTCCTTCTTCATTCAAGGTAGACTCCATCAGGGTTGCTGCATACAGCTGTGCAGGCTAcgcactgcacaactccaggggcaCCATTCACCTAGACTGTAATGTGAGTAGTACAGTGTGCTGGCCCTGTGTGAATACAGCAAGAAGGATTTGGGTTAGACTTAGAGtcataagtaaaaattttttgcTCAGAAATGAGTTACTAAAAATGTTGGAGGAAATCcaggatgttttttaaaaatagttataaagaTCTGTGCATAAAACTTTGTCCCTCAGAATCAGAAGGGCACCGAGGAGGAACTCTATAAGCCCTTTCTATTCTATACCTTAATTTACTTGAAAACAGGAGAGtttcccttgtattttttttgtctgtcAGTCTTAAAAGATCACACAAACATCATAATAATGTGACCAAGGTCTACTTTTTGACaggtttttatttgattttgctGTTTATGAACCCGTAAACACATCTTAATCAGAACACTATTTCCTTTAATTAGTGTTCtgttagaaagatttttttttgaagactaCTTGTGTTAAAACACCTTAGGAAGAAATCTCCATGAAATATCAATGGCATAAAGATTAAATTCTGGGATCCTCACAAGCTACACTTTTTGGAAAAGGCCCGTTTATATTTTTTGCTAGAAAGATAGTCTAATCTCTTGGAATATAAGAATATTTGGCTATTCATATTAgagtggaaaacagaaaaggagacagaTGGTGCTTCCTTCTAAAGTATACGCTAAACATTTTAACCTTCTACAAACTGAGTAACTGGCCACCAAGGGATTGAAGAGTTTGGATGTTAGAAAGAACAGAGCTTCTTAAGAATATAGacctattaaatcagaatctctagagtGGTGCCCAGAACATGTATTTTGAACGTGATTTGGGGTTCCCTGTTTGGATCCACTGAACTAGACTCTTATCTCCTTTGGCTCTAGGGTCCTAACAAACCCATCTAAGATGTGAATTAATCAATGTGATTATTACAGACTGACTGTATAGACAAAGCTTAGGTTAGGATGAGACCAGCCAAGTGGaatggcagttttattttcctattttgccCTTACTTTGAAAACCACTAACATCTGTCATTGATGCTTTCAGCAGCAGCTCTGgacaattatattaaattttatgaatCTCAAGTGAGAAGTTTAAAGAGCATAGTCTAGTATAAGGTTCATAAATCTTGAGCTATTATCAGCAAGTGAGCTAGAGAGTTTAGATTGTGGTTATAGTGGTTGATGAATGGAGTCTATGTAGTTCATCATACCGTGGATTCACAGGGTATCCTTTTCATAGCTCCAAGTTTATAGAACAGAAGcatataaaataatgactatattcATAACtacatgttttcctctttttactATAGTAAAAATATAACTATAGAATTTAGATAAATTTTGATGATGTTAAGAATGGGCACAATCCACAGTACTTACTAATTGATGTGCCACCCAAATAATCCCGAACCATAGAATCTCAGGGATGAAAGAGATCTGGAAGATTAGACATTGAAATGGTGCTTAACAAGCAGTCACCCAGCCTCCTCTGGGACACCACCTCTAGGCATTGGGACTCATACCTACACCGCACATTAGCCCATCTATCCCATCTTTGAATGGCTTTCATAGTTAAAGCACAGAGTACACTGAGAACTTACCACAAAGGTGAGAATTGTGCAGGCAGagccaagttgttttttttttccaggttattAAAGGATGTTGAATCACGGTGGGTGGTCAGTGTGCTTTGTTTTTCATACTCATGTGCTTTTGTATACGCGTTCCCTGAATGAAGATACCTTCATGTATGGAAGAGAGGCAGCATGTTTTAGGTTTAAAACAAGCCTAGGCATCTTAAGGgcaacttttttctctctcccaagcTGGTCATTTAGCCTCGCTTGTGAAACATATCTTTTGGCTTGTGCTTCATTTACTCTTGCCAGAAAAACAAGATATTATCATCAACCAACCTTTTCTAACAAGACAAATTAACATGTGCAAGGCATGCCAGATTAGCCAGTTAGTAATTGAACAAATGCATTAAATTggtagggttttttaaaaatagtttttgtcttaaataaataagttcattattGAAAGTAAACAgtttaaaaggaagtaaaaattacTCATAACCCGTTATATAAATAaccattgttttatatttccaaGGCACATCCTTCTAGTTTATGAGAAAGTCTCGGTAGAGACTgtgatacagacacacacacacacacacatacatatttctttttaagtttagtCATTTAGCATTATGTCGACACACCTGTCTCCCTGAAAGGCTTCTTACATCTAGCGGTGAAAAGGTAGTTATGATAATCATTAGTGTCAGGAAGATCTTGATTCCCTTTTTTAAGTTCCAGGCTGTTTAAATTCTGACTCTGAACATAAAAAGTCTGCTCTTTCTTACATCTTTAAAGGAAATAGCAGAACCTAATAGAAGAGTTGATTTAAAGTACTCTCATGAAGAGGTGGAATATTGATAAGGCAGTTGGCATATTTAGTAATAGTATTCTTTAtgctgtaattttttatttctgttgggtTATCAGGTGGAAAATGGTTGGTTTCTGATAACTTCCTGAATATCACCAACGTAGCCTTTGCTGACCGTGGGCTCTATACATGTTTTATCACCTCTCCGATCCGTGCCTCCTACTCGGTCACCTTGCGTGTTATCTTCACCTCGGGAGACATGAGTGTCTACTACATGGTTGTTTGCCTGATTGCCTTTACAATCACTCTCATCTTGAATGTCACACGGCTGTGCATGATGAGCAGCCATCTTCGTAAAACTGAGAAAGCCATCAATGAATTCTTCCGAACTGAAGGGGCAGAGAAACTTCAGAAGGCCTTTGAGATCGCAAAGCGCATCCCCATCATCACCTCAGCCAAGACTCTGGAGCtcgccaaagtcacacagtttaAAACCATGGAGTTTGCTCGTTATATTGAAGAACTGGCAAGAAGCGTCCCTCTGCCACCCCTCATTCTAAACTGTCGGGCCTTTGTAGAGGAGATGTTTGAGGCTGTGCGAGTGGATGACCCTGATGACGTGGGAGAAAGAATTAAAGAGAGACCTGCCTTGAATGCTCAAGATGGCATCTTTGTCATTAACCCAGAGGTGGGCCGGAGTAATTCACCAGGAGGAGATTCGGATGATGGTTCCCTGAGTGAACAAGGCCAGGAGATAGCAGTTCAGGTTTCTGTCCACCTTCAGTCAGAGACCAAAAGTATTGACACAGATTCTCAAGACAGCAGTCATTTCAGCCAGCCTGATGATACAGGATCTGCTGACTTGAACTCTAACTACAAAGATGGGGCATATGAAAGCTGCCAGCTGTGAGCTACCCCAGTACCCACAAAAACGGCTCTCAGAAAAGGAACCTGTTTCATGCAGGAAATAACATTTTTACCAAAAGATAAGTAGGACTTTCCCCTTGCTAATATTAAGCACATCAGAACATGAATTATTACcaaaatctttctaaaaattcAGTGTTTTCCCTATCTGATCTTTCTCCGTCATTTACCGTGAGCTTGATTAAATGACACATGTTGAGATTTAAAGGGGCCCGAGACATCAGCGTAATGGGGAAAGTACCACACCCAGAATCACATGGCTTCTCTTCTGGTCATGGTTCTTCCATTGTTAGGGCTGACACTTGTctttaggcctcagttttcccactaaCAAGATGAGGGATTTGCACTGTATGATACCTAAAGTCATTTCTGGCCCTCTAACTTCTTACCTACCACCTTTAAACCAAAAGAATCTTCATCCCATTTCTGAATAAACCCTTCCCTAGACTTTGAGTCCCTTTTTATGGAAAGGACCAAGCTGAAACTTCTTTCTGTGATTTGGATTCCCACACCAATGCTAGGCATAGAGGTGTGGGTGTTTTTCAGATGTCTTGCTGGTGGAGCATACAGTTGTATATGCTAGGTTGAATGTCTCCAGTGTAGCCCATGTCTGTATTGTTATACAGATATCAGGGAGCTAACTGCTCGTTAGTAAGCTACTTTCCATGAGTAAATTGGAACTTGTGGGGGTATATCATGTCTTTTTAACTTACTGAGGCATCATTTAGCTCGTTGAGCAGGCAGTGATTTCCCAACTGTTCTCCAAAAGTGAACAGTTCGTTCCTAAAGAATAATGTCTTCATTGTTTTTAGAATAGGAAACAATGTCAAATCATCTGTGTCTGGTAAATTAATGGATTTTGACGTTTCTGTTCATAGAATTTCTCAGGctttccctttttaaaagtaCTGGACTCTATGAGATGGTTCTGTGTTTGGGATCCCATTCCAGGAGAAGACCCACAGCTGAATTCCTCTTGAGACCTCTGTCAACACTCTTGCCTTCCGTGGTCTTAAATATGGTGCTAAAGGTTGCATGCCTCCTTATCTTGTTcgtcttgtttatattttattgttgaggtttttatttttgtgtacttcAGGTGTAGAATTTTGAGCTAGGGCTCCTTTTGTGGCCTTTCCGAGAAGCACTAACCTGAAATAAGATTAGATaatggtgtgtggtgtgtgttactatattaaatatatagatacTAATAcagatggatatatatacacacacatacaggtgATCTAGACgtaaagagggagaaaaattatGAGGGATGCCACCTGATTCAACTGTGTATAATAAACACTTAGGACAGTATTTCTTGCCTGGCTGAGATCTGATATAATGGAATTGTACATACTCTTCAGAATAATTTCTTCAGCTACAGTAAGCTTGGCATCATATAATTTTAAGAACTTGGCAGTGGAACTCCATGTGCTTCACGTTTCTTCATTTGGCTTCTGATTACTGAAGCATTACTTGAACAGAGGTTCCTGAGGGAAATGTTCGGCGGAGGTTTTTATCAGGATTTTAATTCAAGGTTTCAAATGGAGGAAGGCAGGAAATTCAAAGTGTGACCAGATAGAACTCCTTTCTCCTTTGTGAAGGCTTATCAGAAGTAATACATCTGCTCTGGATAGCATGAATGAATCGATGTGCAGTTTTATCAGATGGTATTACAGATAATGATAATGCTGCCTTTTCTGTCTCTCAGGCTGTTTCCATGGAAACCTCCAGAGCCAAACAAAAGCTACCCGTCATTTAG from Balaenoptera musculus isolate JJ_BM4_2016_0621 chromosome 3, mBalMus1.pri.v3, whole genome shotgun sequence encodes the following:
- the MFAP3 gene encoding microfibril-associated glycoprotein 3; its protein translation is MKPHCCLFTLVVSVTVPAAFALEDVGFNQMTPLGANHSSSNASFLPSFELSADSHSGDDVIIAREGTSVSIECLLTVDHYEGVYWYNSKGQQLDNRDRGGKWLVSDNFLNITNVAFADRGLYTCFITSPIRASYSVTLRVIFTSGDMSVYYMVVCLIAFTITLILNVTRLCMMSSHLRKTEKAINEFFRTEGAEKLQKAFEIAKRIPIITSAKTLELAKVTQFKTMEFARYIEELARSVPLPPLILNCRAFVEEMFEAVRVDDPDDVGERIKERPALNAQDGIFVINPEVGRSNSPGGDSDDGSLSEQGQEIAVQVSVHLQSETKSIDTDSQDSSHFSQPDDTGSADLNSNYKDGAYESCQL